DNA from Halostella limicola:
CGCGCTCGAACCGGTCGAGCGCGCTGGCGGTGCCTCGGCGAAAAAAGCGGCGGTGCCCGACGGCCCGCGGCGCCGTCAGCGCTGCAGGACGAACGAGACGTCGACGGTCGTCCTGTAACTCTGGATCTGTCCGTCCTCTACCTCGGCCGTCTGCGAGGTGATCTCGATGCCGCTTATCTCCTCGAGCGTCTCGTCCGCGTCGTCCAGTGCGCTCTGCGCCGCGTCCTCCCACGACTCGGTCGAGTTACCGACCAGTTCGATGACCTTGACTGTGTCTCCCATGGTGCCCGCGGAGGTTCAACGTTGGTCGTGATGTATCTACGGTCCCCTCCGTCAGCTGACCTCTCGGGTTGCGTCAGCGGTCCCGTTCGTCGTTC
Protein-coding regions in this window:
- a CDS encoding dodecin family protein, producing the protein MGDTVKVIELVGNSTESWEDAAQSALDDADETLEEISGIEITSQTAEVEDGQIQSYRTTVDVSFVLQR